From the genome of Burkholderia cepacia ATCC 25416:
GGCGAGATCGCGGCGGCATCCGAGGAGCAGAGCGGCGGGATCGACCAGGTGGCGCGCGCGGTCGCGCAGATGGACGAGGTCACGCAGCAGAACGCGGCGCTCGTCGAGGAAGCCGCGGCCGCCGCGCAGTCGCTCGACGAACAGGCCGGGCGCCTGCGTGAAACGGCAGCGGTATTCCAGCTCGCCGACGACACGTCGCGGCCGGGTGCCGCGGCACCGGTTGCGGTGCGTCACGCGCCGCGTGCGTCTTCCGCGGCGGTTGCCGCGCCTGTCGCTGCTGCGCGCGACGATCGCGATGCCCCGCCGAAACGCGCGGCTGCGGCGGCGCCGGTGCGCAAGCCCGTCGCGGCCGCCGCTGCGCCCGCGCAGGCGGCCGCTCCCGGTGGCGCGGACGACTGGGAAACCTTCTGATTCGCGCGTGCCGCGCATCTATCCCCATTTGGTAGCGAACGACGCCCGCAACACGCGGGCGTCGTCGTTTCTGCGGCGGAGAAATGTGACAGTCGACGTACATGAACGACGATCGTGCAGGGTTGCGTGCATCGAGCGATCTGCATCGACGGAAGTTGCGCACAGGTGCGAGTGAAGTTCCCGCATCCGTCGTACGGGTATCTCCGTAAGGGCGCTGCGAAAAAAATTTGTAACGGCGCGCGCAACGTGTCGTCGCAAACGGCTGCTCGAACGTATAGGGATGAAGGGGGAAGTGACGACGTCGGATGTGTCCAACGCACAAGACGTTCCGTTGTTCGACGAGACGCGACGGATGCAGTTTCTGCGGCTCGGGAGATCGATTGTAAAACGACGAAATGCGTTGTCCAAGCGGTGTTGTCGAGAATGACGAACTTCATACGAAGAGTTCGTGAAAAAAAATAAGAAAGGGTTTAGGATGAATTCGAACGCGCTTGCTTCTGCGCAGTCGTACGAAGGCAGGCACGTCTTCAGACTCAGGCGAGGGAGGTAGCATGGATATTTACAGCAGCTTCGCGAACCGCTTCGAAAAAACGCGAGAGGAAGAGCTCTCGCTGGAGGAGTATCTCGCGCTCTGCAAGAACGATCCATCCGCGTACGCGACGGCTGGTGAACGCATGCTGGCAGCAATCGGGGAACCTGAACACATCGATACCCGCAACGATCCGCGCCTGTCGCGGATCTTCGCGAACAAGGTCATCAAGGTCTATCCCGCGTTCCGTGAGTTCTACGGAATGGAGGAGGTGATCGAGCAGGTGGTCGCATATTTCCGTCACGCTGCGCAAGGGCTCGAAGAGAAGAAGCAGATCCTCTATCTGCTTGGCCCGGTGGGCGGCGGCAAGTCGTCGATCGCCGAGCGTCTGAAGCAACTGATGGAGCGTGTGCCGTTCTATTCGCTGAAGGGTTCGCCCGTCAACGAATCGCCGCTCGGGCTGTTCGACTACGACGAAGACGGCCCGATCCTCGAGGAACAGTACGGCATTCCGCGCCGCTACCTGAAAAACATCCTGAGTCCGTGGGCCGTCAAGCGCCTGCACGAATACAACGGCGACATCCGCCAGTTCCGCGTGGTGCGTCGTTATCCGTCGATCCTGCGGCAGATCGGCATCGCGAAGACGGAGCCGGGTGACGAGAACAACCAGGACATCTCGTCGCTGGTCGGCAAGGTCGATATCCGCAAGCTCGAACAGTACGCGCAGGACGACGCCGACGCGTACAGCTACTCCGGTGGCCTGTGCCTCGCGAACCAGGGCCTGCTCGAGTTCGTCGAAATGTTCAAGGCGCCGATCAAGGTGTTGCACCCGCTGCTCACCGCCACGCAGGAAGGCAACTTCAAGGGCACCGAGGGTTTCGGCGCGATTCCGTTCGACGGGATCATCCTCGCGCACTCGAACGAGTCGGAATGGAAGGCGTTCCGCAACAACCGCAACAACGAGGCACTGCTCGACCGGATCTTCGTCGTGAAGGTGCCGTACTGCCTGCGCGTATCGGAAGAGACCAAGATCTACGAGAAGCTGATCCGCAACTCGTCGCTGGCCGAGGCCGTCTGCGCACCGGGCACGCTGAAGATGATGTCGCAGTTCTCGGTGCTGTCGCGCCTGCACGAGCCGGAGAATTCGAGCCTGTTCTCGAAGATGCAGGTGTACGACGGCGAAAACCTCAAGGATACCGATCCAAAGGCGAAGTCGTACCAGGAATACCGCGACTACGCGGGCGTGGACGAAGGGATGACGGGCGTGTCGACACGCTTCGCGTTCAAGATCCTGTCGCGCGTGTTCAACTTCGATTCGAGCGAGGTCGCGGCCAACCCCGTGCACCTGATGTACGTGCTCGAGCAGCAGATCGAGCGCGAGCAGTTCCCGCCGGAAACCGAGCAGAAGTATCTGTCCTTCGTGAAGGACGTACTGGCGTCGCGCTACGCGGATTTTATCGGCAAGGAGATCCAGACGGCCTACCTCGAGTCGTATTCGGAGTACGGCCAGAACATCTTCGACCGCTACGTCACGTATGCGGACTTCTGGATCCAGGACCAGGAATTCCGCGATCACGATACGGGCGAGAGCTTCGACCGCGCCGCGCTCAACGCGGAGCTGGAGAAGATCGAGAAGCCGGCCGGCATCAGTAATCCGAAGGATTACCGCAACGAGATCGTGAACTTCGTGTTGCGTGCACGGGCGGCGAACGCCGGCAAGAACCCCGTGTGGACGAGCTACGAGAAGTTGCGCGTCGTGATCGAGAAGAAGATGTTCTCGAATACCGAGGAACTGTTGCCGGTGATTTCGTTCAACGCGAAGGGTTCGGCGGAGGAGCAGCGCAAGCATGAGGACTTTGTGAACCGGATGGTCGCGAAGGGCTATACGCCGAAGCAGGTGAGGCTGCTTTGCGACTGGTACCTGCGCGTGCGCAAGTCATCATGACGCGCGCGGTACTGCGCCCGTACGGCGAGACCGTACGGGCGCTTTCAGAGGCGCCGCCCGCATGACGGCAGACGGCATGCGCGGCGAGTGCCCCGGCAGATCGACTTTCGAGCGGGAGACCGGGAGTGCTTCATCAAATCATCGACCGCAGGCTGGCCGGCAAGAACAAGAGTATCGCCAACCGCGAACGCTTTCTGCGTCGCGTCAAGAACTACATTCGTCGTGCCGTGTCCGACGCGGTGCGCGACCGTAGCATCAAGGATATCCAGAGCACGCAGAGCATCACGATCCCGCGCAAGGACATCGCGGAGCCGAATTTCCGGCACGCGCCTGGCGGGCGTCGTGAATACGTGCACCCCGGCAACGAGGACTACGTGCGCGGCGACAAGATCCCGCGCCCGCAGGGCGGCTCGGGCGGCGGAGGCAGTCAGGCGAGCAACGAGGGCGAAGGGCAGGACGACTTCGTGTTCGAGTTGTCGCGCGACGAGTTCATGCAGTACTTCTTCGACGATCTCGAACTGCCTCGCCTCGTGAAGACGCACCTGCTGACGGTGCCGAGCTGGAAGAACGTGCGCGCGGGCTGGTCGGCGGAAGGCACGCCGAACAACATCGACGTCGTGCGTTCGCTGCGCAGCGCACTCGGGCGTCGCATCGCGCTCGGCTCGCCGCTCGTCAACGAGCTGCGAGAGCTGGAGGCGCAGCTCGAGGCGATGAAGAGCGACCCGGAAGACCGGCGCGCGGAGATCGCGGTGCTCGAGGCCGAGATCCATCACCTGAAGGGGCGCATCTGGCGGATTCCGTTCATCGATCCGTTCGACCTGCGCTACATCAACCGCGTGAAGCAGCCGCAACCCTCGAGCCAGGCCGTGATGTTCTGCCTGATGGACGTGTCGGGCTCGATGGACGAGCAGCGCAAGGATCTGTCGAAGCGCTTCTTCATCCTGCTTTACCTGTTCCTCAAGCGTAACTACGAGCGCATCGAGGTGGTGTTCATCCGCCACCACACGCGTGCCGAGGAAGTCGACGAGGACACCTTCTTCCATTCGACCGAGAGCGGCGGCACGGTGGTGTCGAGTGCGCTCGAGCTGATGCGCAAGGTGATGAACGAGCGCTACTCGCCGACGGAGTGGAACATCTACGGCGCGCAGGCGTCCGACGGCGACAACTGGACTGACGATTCGCCCAAGTGTCGCAAAATCCTGGAAGAGGATATCCTCACGAAGGTGCGTTACTTCGCGTATATCCAGGTCGCGCCGGAAGAGCAGAACCTGTGGCTGGAATACGCGCAACTGGCCCTGTCTCAGCCGCATCTCGCGATGAAAAAAGTGGAATCGGCTGCCGACATTTACCCGGTGTTTCGCGAATTGTTCGAAAAGCAGGTGGAAATGTCATGACGACCCGCCATCTGCACAACGAGTCGCGCGGCTATGCGCCGCGCCCTTCCGGCGACGACACGGCCGGCCCTGCCGCACCGCAGCAACGCGGGCAGGCCGAACCGCCGCCGCCGGCCGCCGATTTGCCCGGCCCAGGGCAAAAGGAAGCGCGTATGAACGTTGCCGAACGCAAGCCGCTGCCGTGCCCGTCCGACTGGACGTTCGAATTGCTCGAGGAATACGACACGCACATCTCGCAGGTCGCCGAACAATACGAGCTCGACATCTACCCGATCCAGCTCGAACTGATCAGCGCCGAGCAGATGATGGACGCGTATGCGTCGGTCGGGATGCCCGTCAACTACCGTCACTGGTCGTTCGGCAAGCACTTCCTGTCGACCGAGAAGAGCTACCGTCGCGGCCAGATGGGCCTCGCGTACGAAATCGTCATCAACTCGAACCCGTGCATCGCGTACCTGATGGAAGAGAACACGATGACGATGCAGGCGCTCGTCATCGCGCACGCGGCGTACGGGCACAACTCGTTCTTCAAGGGTAACTACCTGTTCCGGCTGTGGACCGACGCGCACGCGATCATCGACTATCTCGTGTACGCGAAGAACTACGTCGCGGAATGCGAGGAGCGCTACGGTCTCGATCGTGTCGAGGAACTGCTCGATTCGTGCCATGCGCTGATGAACTACGGCGTCGACCGCTACAAGCGGCCGCAGAAGCCTTCGCTGTCGAAGGAGGCCGCGCTGCGGCGCGAGCGCGAGGCGTACCTGCAGTCGCAGGTGAACGAACTGTGGCGCACGCTGCCGGGCAAGAAGCCCGAGCTGATGGAGGAGCAGGAAGACCGCTATCCGCCCGAGCCGCAGGAGAACCTGCTGTATTTCGCGGAAAAGAATGCGCCGCTGCTCGAACCGTGGGAGCGGGAAGTGATCCGCATCGTGCGCAAGATCGGCCAGTATTTCTACCCGCAACGGCAGACGCAGGTGATGAACGAAGGCTGGGCGACGTTCTGGCACTACACGCTGCTGAATACGCTGTACAACCAGGGGAAGCTGGAAGACAGCTTCATGATGGAGTTCCTGCATTCGCACAGCAACGTGGTCTACCAGCCGCCCGTCACGAAGCCGTACTACAGCGGGATCAACCCGTACGCGCTCGGCTTTTCGATGATGAGCGACATCCGGCGGATCTGCGAAGCGCCGACGGAGGAAGACTACAAGTGGTTTCCCGAGATCGCGGGCACCCCGTGGCTGCCGGCGATGCACTACGCGATGCGCAACTTCAAGGACGAGAGCTTCATCGCGCAGTACCTGTCGCCGAGCCTGATCCGCGACATGCGGCTCTTCTCGGTGCTCGACGACGACATGCGCGATTCGCTCGAGGTGTCGGCGATCCACGACGATTCGGGCTACCAGTATGTGCGGCAGGCACTGTCGAGGCAGTACGACATCCATCACCGCGAACCGAACATTCAGGTGTGGGCGGTGAACACGCGCGGCGACCGCAGCCTCACGCTGCGCCACTTCATGACCGACAACCGTCACCTGTCGAACGACAGCGACGAAGTGCTCAAGCACATGGCCCGGCTCTGGCAATTCGACGTGTTCCTGGAAAGCGTCGACGAGGCCGGTACCGTGCGCAAGCGCTACGAGTGCCGCTACGTGCCGCCGGAGGTGCGGATCTGAACATCGCCAGCGGGAAGTTTGCATCGAACGCCAGCCTGCGGGCTGGCGTTTTCATATGACGAACGCATGGCGGGAGAAAAATTTTCTACATCCGGACGAACCCGGAGAGCCTGTTACTTTACATTTCGCTAAAATCCCGTAGCGCCGTGCGCCGGAACCGGTGCCACGTTCGATCGCACGCGGCGGCCCAGCCGCCTCGCCCAGAAAGTACTACAAGGAACAGACCAATCCATGGATGTCCAGACCGAACAAGCCGCGCTGTCCGCGCATGACACCCGGCGGCGCGTGTTCGCCATCGTCGGCGCCTCGTCGGGCAACCTCGTCGAGTGGTTCGACTTCTACATCTACTCGTTCTGCGCGCTGTACTTCGCGCCGGCATTCTTCCCGAGCGGCAACACGACGACGGAGCTGCTGAACACGGCGGGGGTATTCGCGGCCGGCTTCCTGATGCGTCCGATCGGCGGCTGGCTGTTCGGCCGCATCGCCGACCGCCACGGCCGCCGCAACGCGATGATGATCTCGGTGCTGATGATGTGCGGCGGCTCGCTCGTGATCGCGGTGCTGCCGACCTATGCGCAGATCGGCGCGCTCGCGCCGGCGCTGCTGCTGGTCGCGCGGCTGTTCCAGGGGCTGTCGGTGGGCGGTGAATACGGCACGAGCGCGACCTACATGAGCGAGGTGGCGCTGAAGGGCCGCCGCGGCTTCTTCGCGTCGTTCCAGTACGTGACGCTGATCGGCGGCCAGCTGTGCGCGCTGCTCGTGCTCGTGATCCTGCAGCAGACGCTGTCGGGCGACGAACTGAAGGCGTGGGGCTGGCGCATTCCGTTCGTGGTCGGCGCGGCGGCCGCGTTGATCTCGCTGTACCTGCGCAAGTCGCTCGACGAGACGTCGACGTCCGAATCGCGCGACAAGAAAAACGCGGGCACGATCCGCGGCGTGTGGCAGCACAAGGGGGCGTTCTTCACGGTGGTCGGCTTCACGGCCGGCGGCTCGCTGATCTTCTACACGTTCACGACGTACATGCAGAAGTACCTCGTGAACACGGCCGGCATGCATGCGAAGACGGCCAGCAACGTGATGACCGTCGCGCTGCTCGTCTACATGCTGATGCAGCCGGTGTTCGGCGCGCTGTCCGACAGGATCGGCCGCCGCACGTCGATGATCCTGTTCGGCTCGTTCGCGGTGATCGGCACGGTGCCGCTGATGCACGCGCTGAAGGACGTGACGAGCCCGGTGGCGGCGTTCGTGCTGATCACGGTCGCGCTCGCGATCGTCAGCTTCTACACGTCGATCAGCGGGCTGATCAAGGCCGAGATGTTCCCGCCGGAAGTGCGCGCGATGGGCGTCGGCCTGTCGTATGCGGTCGCGAACGCGATCTTCGGCGGCTCGGCCGAGTACGTCGCACTGTGGTTCAAGTCGATCGGCAGCGAGGAAACCTTCTACTGGTACGTGACCGTGCTGTGCGCGATCTCGCTGATCGTGTCGTGGCGGATGCGCGATCCGAGCAAGGAAGGGTACCTGCGTCACGAGCCGTGATCGGCCGCGCATCGTACGCATTCGCATCATGACGAACGTCCCGCCAGCCGGCGGGACGTTTTTTTTCGGCGTTCGATTACGCGGGCGGAGGCGGTGCGTGGTCGGGCGCCGGGTCGGCCACGCTCGACAGGATGCCTTGCTGGACCAGCCAGTCGAACATCTGCTCGACGATCGGCGAGCGCGACGGGCCTTCCATCCGCGACAGCCACCATGTGGTGCCGGGCAGGCGCGGGTAGTCGGCGAGCACGGTCAGCGTGTGCTGGTCGAGGCCGGCCTGCGCGACGAGGCGCGGCAGGCACGCAATGCCGCGGCCGCGCTGCACGGCGTCCAGCACGAGCCGCTGGTCGTCGTAGATCGCCTGCATCCGGAAATCCGACAGCTGCTCGCGAAAGACGGTCGCCATGCGCTCGTCGGTCAGGCTCGCTTCGAGGCAGACGAGCCCCGCGTGCCGCGCGTGTTCGGCGCGCGGCACGCGGGCGAGCGTCTCGGCCAGCGGCGTCGCGCATACCGTCACCCATTCGTCCCGCATGAACGGAATATCGACCAGGCCCGGTTGCAGCATCGGCCGCGTGCCGATCGTCATGTCGACGTCGATCTCGTCGACGTAGCGCGCGGTTTCGTCGGTCGACAGCAATGGGCACAGGTCCGGCAGCGCCTGCTGCAACTGCTCGAGGCGCGGCTGCAGCCAGCCGTGCAGCAGCGGCGCCGGACACACCAGCACGACGAGCCCCGGGTTCAGGTAGGTTGCGATGCGGTCGAGCCCGCCGCGCAACGTGTCCATCGCGCGCTGGACGCTGCGCTGCAGGACCTCGCCGGCGATGGTCAGCTCGACGCCGCGGCCGCGCCGGCGGAACAGCGGTTGACCGAGCTGCGCTTCGAGCTGCTGGATCTGATGGCTGATCGCCGACTGCGACAGGTGCAGCTCGTCGGCCGCGCGCGAGAAATTGCCCAGCCGGGCCGCGGCTTCGAAGCCGGTCAGTAGTTTCAGGGACGGAACGCGTTGCATCGAGGTATGAGGCGAATTGATTGATTCGGCCAAAAAATATCAATATTCATCAAGTTTAACCTGGCGGAAAATCGCTCATCAATCACAACGGAGTCGGATCGATGGGTCGCTTTGATGCTCGCCAGCGCGGTTACCGGATGCCCGCCGAATGGGAATCCATGCACACGACGTGGCTCGGATGGCCGGTGCTCGACAATCGCGAGGACCTGTGGGGGACGCATTACGCGCAGGTCTGCCGCGAATTCGCGCTGGTCGCGCGCACGATCGCGCGCTATCAGCGCTGCGTGGTCGCGGTGCACCACAGCCAGGCCGATGCCGCGCGCGAACTGGTAGGCCCGAGCGTCGACGTGCTGCCGGTCGCGGCCGAGGACAACTGGCTGCGCGATTGCGGGCCGATCTTCCTCGTCAGCGAACGGCACGGTCTGGGCGCGGCCGTGTTCCGCTTCAACTGCTGGGGCGAGAAGTACCAGCCGTACGACGGCTGCCAGCAGGCCGGTCAGGACATCGCGCGCGCGGCCGGCGCCGAGATCTTCAATTCGCACATGGTGCTGGAGGGCGGCTCGTTCTACGTCGACGGGCAGGGCACGCTGGTCACGACCGAGAGCTGCCTGCTGCATCCCAACCGCAATCCGCACCTGAGCCGCGCGGAGATCGAGGCGGAGCTGCGCCGCATGCTGGGCGTCGAGAAGATCGTGTGGCTGCCGGGCAACCCCGACGAAGTGGAGACGAACGGGCACGTGGACGGCATCGCGTCGTTCATCGCACCGGGCCGGATGCTGTGCCAGACCGCACTGCCGGAACAGGGCGACTATTTCCGCGTGATGCGGGAAAACCGCCGCGCGCTGGAGCTCGCGACCGATGCGGCGGGGCGCCGTTTCGAGCTGCTCGACCTGCCGTCGCCGATCGTCAGCGAACGCTTCGGCTCCGAGCGCTACTGCGACTGCTATGCGAACTACATTCTGGTGAACGGCGCGGTGATCGTGACCGCATTCGGCGTCGAGCAGGACGAGGCCGCACGCGACGCTTTCAGCCGGGCGTTCCCGACGCGCAAGGTGCAGATGCTGCCGATCCCGACGCTGTCGATCGGCGGCGGGAGCATCCACTGTTCGACGCAGCAGCAGCCGTCCGTCGCGCACTGAGCGACGTCCCGTGAGCGGTTTCCGGTTCCATCGAGGAGCAATCGCAATGCCGTCCAAACACATCACCGTCGCCGCCGTCCAGATGGCGTCGGGCAGCTGGAATCTCGAAGACAACATGGCCACCGCGGAGCGCCTGATCCGCGCGGCTGCCGCGCAGGGCGCGAATCTCGTGCTGTGCCCGGAGCTGTTCGCGATGCCGTACTTCTGCCTCGACCAGAACGTGCGCCATCTCGAACTCGCGCAGCCGTTCGAAGGCAACGCGCAGATCGCCCGTTTCGCGGCGCTGGCCGGCGAACTCGGCGTCGTGCTGCCGATCGGCTTCTTCGAGCGTGCGGGCAATGCCGCGTACAACTCGATCGCCGTGGCGGACGCGGACGGGCGCGTGCTCGGCGTCTATCGCAAGACACATATCCCGGACGGGCCGGGTTATACGGAGAAGTTCTATTTCACACCGGGCGATACCGGCTTCAAGGTGTGGGATACGCGCTTCGGCCGGATCGGCATCGGTATCTGCTGGGACCAGTGGTATCCGGAGACGGCGCGTTGCCTCGCGCTGATGGGCGCCGAGATCCTGTGCTTTCCGACCATCATCGGCTCGGAGCCGTTCAGCAGTGCGTTCGATTCGTCCGGCCACTGGCAGCGCACGATGCAGGGCCACGCGGCCGCCAACATGGTGCCGGTGGTGGCGGCCAACCGGATCGGCCGCGAAGCCGGCTTCGGCAACGGCAATCCGCAGCAGCAGGCGCTCACCGGCGTGTTCTACGGGTCGAGCTTCATCGCGGATCACACCGGCGAGAAGCTGGCCGAGGCGCACCGCACCGACGAGGC
Proteins encoded in this window:
- a CDS encoding LysR family transcriptional regulator, yielding MQRVPSLKLLTGFEAAARLGNFSRAADELHLSQSAISHQIQQLEAQLGQPLFRRRGRGVELTIAGEVLQRSVQRAMDTLRGGLDRIATYLNPGLVVLVCPAPLLHGWLQPRLEQLQQALPDLCPLLSTDETARYVDEIDVDMTIGTRPMLQPGLVDIPFMRDEWVTVCATPLAETLARVPRAEHARHAGLVCLEASLTDERMATVFREQLSDFRMQAIYDDQRLVLDAVQRGRGIACLPRLVAQAGLDQHTLTVLADYPRLPGTTWWLSRMEGPSRSPIVEQMFDWLVQQGILSSVADPAPDHAPPPPA
- the aguB gene encoding N-carbamoylputrescine amidase, which gives rise to MPSKHITVAAVQMASGSWNLEDNMATAERLIRAAAAQGANLVLCPELFAMPYFCLDQNVRHLELAQPFEGNAQIARFAALAGELGVVLPIGFFERAGNAAYNSIAVADADGRVLGVYRKTHIPDGPGYTEKFYFTPGDTGFKVWDTRFGRIGIGICWDQWYPETARCLALMGAEILCFPTIIGSEPFSSAFDSSGHWQRTMQGHAAANMVPVVAANRIGREAGFGNGNPQQQALTGVFYGSSFIADHTGEKLAEAHRTDEAVLVHTFDLDAIRADRQSWGFFRDRRPEMYRTLLTSDGVSSCYR
- a CDS encoding SpoVR family protein, with the translated sequence MTTRHLHNESRGYAPRPSGDDTAGPAAPQQRGQAEPPPPAADLPGPGQKEARMNVAERKPLPCPSDWTFELLEEYDTHISQVAEQYELDIYPIQLELISAEQMMDAYASVGMPVNYRHWSFGKHFLSTEKSYRRGQMGLAYEIVINSNPCIAYLMEENTMTMQALVIAHAAYGHNSFFKGNYLFRLWTDAHAIIDYLVYAKNYVAECEERYGLDRVEELLDSCHALMNYGVDRYKRPQKPSLSKEAALRREREAYLQSQVNELWRTLPGKKPELMEEQEDRYPPEPQENLLYFAEKNAPLLEPWEREVIRIVRKIGQYFYPQRQTQVMNEGWATFWHYTLLNTLYNQGKLEDSFMMEFLHSHSNVVYQPPVTKPYYSGINPYALGFSMMSDIRRICEAPTEEDYKWFPEIAGTPWLPAMHYAMRNFKDESFIAQYLSPSLIRDMRLFSVLDDDMRDSLEVSAIHDDSGYQYVRQALSRQYDIHHREPNIQVWAVNTRGDRSLTLRHFMTDNRHLSNDSDEVLKHMARLWQFDVFLESVDEAGTVRKRYECRYVPPEVRI
- a CDS encoding MFS family transporter; this encodes MDVQTEQAALSAHDTRRRVFAIVGASSGNLVEWFDFYIYSFCALYFAPAFFPSGNTTTELLNTAGVFAAGFLMRPIGGWLFGRIADRHGRRNAMMISVLMMCGGSLVIAVLPTYAQIGALAPALLLVARLFQGLSVGGEYGTSATYMSEVALKGRRGFFASFQYVTLIGGQLCALLVLVILQQTLSGDELKAWGWRIPFVVGAAAALISLYLRKSLDETSTSESRDKKNAGTIRGVWQHKGAFFTVVGFTAGGSLIFYTFTTYMQKYLVNTAGMHAKTASNVMTVALLVYMLMQPVFGALSDRIGRRTSMILFGSFAVIGTVPLMHALKDVTSPVAAFVLITVALAIVSFYTSISGLIKAEMFPPEVRAMGVGLSYAVANAIFGGSAEYVALWFKSIGSEETFYWYVTVLCAISLIVSWRMRDPSKEGYLRHEP
- a CDS encoding agmatine deiminase family protein, which translates into the protein MGRFDARQRGYRMPAEWESMHTTWLGWPVLDNREDLWGTHYAQVCREFALVARTIARYQRCVVAVHHSQADAARELVGPSVDVLPVAAEDNWLRDCGPIFLVSERHGLGAAVFRFNCWGEKYQPYDGCQQAGQDIARAAGAEIFNSHMVLEGGSFYVDGQGTLVTTESCLLHPNRNPHLSRAEIEAELRRMLGVEKIVWLPGNPDEVETNGHVDGIASFIAPGRMLCQTALPEQGDYFRVMRENRRALELATDAAGRRFELLDLPSPIVSERFGSERYCDCYANYILVNGAVIVTAFGVEQDEAARDAFSRAFPTRKVQMLPIPTLSIGGGSIHCSTQQQPSVAH
- a CDS encoding YeaH/YhbH family protein, with the translated sequence MLHQIIDRRLAGKNKSIANRERFLRRVKNYIRRAVSDAVRDRSIKDIQSTQSITIPRKDIAEPNFRHAPGGRREYVHPGNEDYVRGDKIPRPQGGSGGGGSQASNEGEGQDDFVFELSRDEFMQYFFDDLELPRLVKTHLLTVPSWKNVRAGWSAEGTPNNIDVVRSLRSALGRRIALGSPLVNELRELEAQLEAMKSDPEDRRAEIAVLEAEIHHLKGRIWRIPFIDPFDLRYINRVKQPQPSSQAVMFCLMDVSGSMDEQRKDLSKRFFILLYLFLKRNYERIEVVFIRHHTRAEEVDEDTFFHSTESGGTVVSSALELMRKVMNERYSPTEWNIYGAQASDGDNWTDDSPKCRKILEEDILTKVRYFAYIQVAPEEQNLWLEYAQLALSQPHLAMKKVESAADIYPVFRELFEKQVEMS
- a CDS encoding PrkA family serine protein kinase encodes the protein MDIYSSFANRFEKTREEELSLEEYLALCKNDPSAYATAGERMLAAIGEPEHIDTRNDPRLSRIFANKVIKVYPAFREFYGMEEVIEQVVAYFRHAAQGLEEKKQILYLLGPVGGGKSSIAERLKQLMERVPFYSLKGSPVNESPLGLFDYDEDGPILEEQYGIPRRYLKNILSPWAVKRLHEYNGDIRQFRVVRRYPSILRQIGIAKTEPGDENNQDISSLVGKVDIRKLEQYAQDDADAYSYSGGLCLANQGLLEFVEMFKAPIKVLHPLLTATQEGNFKGTEGFGAIPFDGIILAHSNESEWKAFRNNRNNEALLDRIFVVKVPYCLRVSEETKIYEKLIRNSSLAEAVCAPGTLKMMSQFSVLSRLHEPENSSLFSKMQVYDGENLKDTDPKAKSYQEYRDYAGVDEGMTGVSTRFAFKILSRVFNFDSSEVAANPVHLMYVLEQQIEREQFPPETEQKYLSFVKDVLASRYADFIGKEIQTAYLESYSEYGQNIFDRYVTYADFWIQDQEFRDHDTGESFDRAALNAELEKIEKPAGISNPKDYRNEIVNFVLRARAANAGKNPVWTSYEKLRVVIEKKMFSNTEELLPVISFNAKGSAEEQRKHEDFVNRMVAKGYTPKQVRLLCDWYLRVRKSS